Genomic DNA from Comamonas resistens:
CTGGGCGAGCATTGAGGGCAGGCATGGAGCCAACAACGCCGGCCTTGCATTGCTCTATCACCAGCTTGGGGTTGCTGATGATGAACAGCGGCGAGCCGATCACCGGCAGGGCCAGCTTTTGCAAAACAGATGGCAGATTGGACATGACTTGTCTCCTTGTTGGTATTTTCTCAGGTCAAATTGGCCGCTAACGCTTATCCATCAAGCGTCAGCAGCTCTTGTTTCAATAGTAGCCAATCAGGCTCAGAACTGATCCATGGGCAATGCCATCACACTGGCCGCACCGTTGATCACGGCGTCGGCCTGGCCGGGCACCCGCGTCAGAATGTGCTCGGCGTAGAACCGGGCCGTCGCCAGTTTCGCCTGCATGAATGCGGCGTCCTGTCCCTTTTGCAACAGCTCCTGCGCCACCAGCACCGAGCGGCCCAGCTGCCAGCCGGCGACCAGATTGCCGGCCAGCATCAGATAGGGCACGCTGCCCGCATACACGGCATTGGGGTCGGCCTTGGCCTGCTCGACGATGAAGTCCACCACCCGCACAAAGGCCTGGCGGGCTTCGCCCAGGTGTTTGGCCACGGACCGGGCGATGTCGCTGCCGCTGGCCTTGAGCTCGCCTTCGGTTTTTTCGATCTGCGCGGCAATGGCCTTGGCGGTCTGGCCGCCATCACGCGCGGTCTTGCGGCCCACGAGGTCATTGGCCTGGATGGCGGTCGTGCCTTCGTAGATGGTCAGGATCTTGGCATCGCGGTAGTACTGCGCAGCGCCGGTTTCCTCGATGAAGCCCATGCCGCCATGCACCTGCACGCCCAGGCTGGTGACTTCCAGGCTCATCTCGGTGCTGTAGCCCTTGACCAGGGGCACCATGAATTCATAGAAAGTGGCATTGGCCTCGCGCACCGCGGCATCGGGATGGTGGTGGGCGGCGTCATAAGCAGCAGCGGCCGTGGTGGCCATGGCGCGGCAGCCTTCGTTGCTGGCACGCATGGTCATGAGCATGCGGCGCACATCGGGGTGGTGGATGATGGTGGCGCTGGCCTTCACGGAGCCGTCGACGGGGCGGCTTTGCACACGCTCCTTGGCGTAGGCCACGGCATGCTGGTAGGCACGCTCGGCCACGGCAATGCCCTGCACGCCCACGGCGTAGCGGGCTGCATTCATCATGATGAACATGTACTCAAGGCCACGGTTTTCTTCACCTACGAGATAACCGATGGCACCACCGTTGTCGCCATACTGCAGCACGGCCGTGGGCGAGGCCTTGATGCCCATCTTGTGCTCGATGCTGACGCAGTGCACATCGTTGCGCGCGCCCAGCGAGCCGTCCTGGTTCACGAGGAACTTGGGCACGACAAACAGGCTGATGCCCTTGACGCCTTCGGGCGCCCCGGCCACGCGGGCCAGCACCAGGTGCACGATGTTGTCCGCCATATCGTGCTCACCGTAGGTGATGAAGATCTTGGTGCCGAAGACCTTGTAGCTGCCATCGCCCTGGGGCTCAGCCTTGGTGCGCACCAGGGCCAGATCGGAGCCGGCCTGGGGCTCGGTCAGGTTCATGGTGCCGGTCCACTCGCCGGTCACCAGCTTCTCCAGATAGGTGGACTTGAGCGCATCGCTGCCGGCCGTGAGCAGGGCTTCAATCGCGCCGTCGGTCAGCAGCGGGCACAGCGCAAAACTCAGGTTGGCGCTGTTGAGCATCTCGATGCAGGCCGCACCGATGGTCTTGGGCAGACCCTGCCCGCCGAAGTCCGTGGGGTGCTGCAGGCCCTGCCAGCCGCCTTCGGCGTACTGCTTGAAAGCATCGACAAAGCCAGCCGTGGTCGTAACCACGCCGTCCTTGAAGGAAGACGGGTGCAGATCACCGGGCACGTTGAGCGGAGCGACCACGCCCTCGCAGAGCTTGGCGCATTCTTCGAGCACAGCCTGGGCGGTCTCCAGGCCTGCGTCTTCAAAGCCGGGAATCTGGGCGACCTGATCGATACGGGCAAGGTGCTCCATGTCGAACAGCATGTCCTTGATGGGGGCGGTGTATGTCATCGTGCTTGAACTCCTGAAAAATGGCCCGTCAGCACTGAGCACTGCGGGCCTTGTTATCGCTGTTTACTGAGTCACCCGCCCGGAGGCGTTGACAATGGACAGGTCCACATACTTGGACCCGATCTGGGATCCGGGGCGATACCCCACCCAATAGCCACCCAGGTCATAGGCATCGAGTGTGCGCAAGGCTGCAGTGACCTTCTCGGGCGTCACCGGCTGGCTGCGGCGCATGGCCTCGACGATGACCTTGGCATTCACATAGCCTTCCATCATCGCGAAGCTGACTGGCACCTCCACAGACTTTCCAGCCGCCGTCACCGCATCGCGGAATTCCTTGTTGAGCTTGGCCGAGACCTTGTAGGGACTTGGCACGACCTGGGCAATCGACAGACCGCTGATGTATTCCACCGGCAGGCGCTTGGCCAGTTGCTCGATATCGGCCTCTGCCGTGGCATACACCTGGGCATTGCCGCCATCCATGCGATACGCTTCGACAAAAGCAGCTGTCGTGGGGCTGGAGGCCACCACCAGCACGGCCTGGGCGGGAGTCTTGGCAGAACGTAGTTGCTCCACCGTCTTGTCCACCGAAGACTTGTTCTTGATCGACGCTGCAGACACCAGCTTGGCACCGCTTGGTGCAACGGCCTTGCTCACCAGATCGTTCAGCGCCTGCGCATCTGGCCGGTCTTCAAACACCAGGGCCAATCGCGTGATGCCCACGGTCGCCAGATGCGTGGAAATCTTGTTCATCTGTTCGGCCAGACCTGCGCGTGTCGCAAAAAACTGGCTGGACCCCAGCACCCGCGTATCCGTGCTCTGATAGCCAACCACGGACAGCGGCGAGGACTCCAGCAGCTTGCTGTCGATCAAGGCCGTCATATTGCGATTGCCGAAGAATCCGGCCAGCACCACGGGCTTGCTATCGCTGAGCAGCTTGCGGGTCTTGCTCACCGTTTCCTCAGGATGGCCCACATCGTCCACGACCACCAGCTCAACCGATTGCCCTTGAACACCGCCCGCCTTGTTGACCTGATCGAAATACAGCTTCATGCCCTGGGCATAGGCCCGGCCCTGCGTCGCGTCAGCCCCCGACAAAGGCGCCACCTGACCCACCGTCCAGCCTGCGGCCTGGGCCATGAATGCAACACCACCACACACCATGGCTGCCGCCACACGAAGCGTGCTCGGCACGCTACCCCAGCGCTTGCTCATCATTGATTGCGTCCCTCCAAAAAACAGTCACCGACAGTGACCAGACCACTCCGGTTTTATTGTTCAAGCATTTCTGCGCGCCCGGTTCAGCCGCCTATGGAAAAAGAGGGGCTATCAGCCCCTCTTTTGATGTGCACCAAATTACAGCGCCTTGACCAGCTCCGGCACAGCCGTGAACAGATCCGCCTCCAGACCGTAGTCAGCCACCGAGAAGATCGGCGCCTCCGGGTCCTTGTTGATCGCCACGATCACCTTGGAGTCCTTCATGCCCGCCAGGTGCTGGATCGCGCCCGAGATGCCGGCTGCGATGTACAGCTGAGGCGCAACGATCTTGCCGGTCTGGCCGACCTGCAGGTCATTGGGCGCGTAGCCCGCGTCGACAGCAGCGCGGCTGGCACCGATGGCGGCACCCAGCTTGTCGGCCAGGGGCGTCATGACTTCCTGGAACTTCTCGGCCGAGCCCAGGGCGCGGCCGCCGGAGACGATGATCTTGGCAGCGGTCAGCTCGGGACGGTCGCTCTTGGTGACTTCACGGCCCACAAAGGCGCTCTTGCCGGAATCGGCCGCTGCAGCCACTGTTTCGACGGCCGCCGAACCACCGCTGGCCGCTGCAGCATCAAAGCCAGTGGTACGCACGGTGATGACCTTGACGGCATCGGCGGACTGCACGGTGGCAATGGCGTTGCCGGCGTAGATGGGGCGCTCGAAGGTGTCAGCGGAGTCCACCTTGGTGATGTCGCTGATCTGGGCCACGTCCAGCTTGGCGGCCACGCGAGGTGCGACGTTCTTGCCCGAAGCGGTCGAGGGGAACAGGATGTGGCTGTAGTTGCCAGCGATGGCCAGAACTTGAGCCGCCACGTTTTCGGCCAGGCCATCCTTCAGCGATGCGCCATCGGCGTGGATGACCTTGGCAACACCGGCGATCTGGGCGGCGGCTGCGGCCGCAGCGCCAGCACCTTCGCCAGCCACCAGCACATGCACATCACCGCCGCAGGCCTTGGCAGCCGTCACGGTGTTCAAGGTCGCGGTCTTGATCGAAGCGTTGTCGTGTTCTGCAATAACGAGAGAAGTCATTTGTCGTTCTTCCTTTAAATCACTTTGGCTTCGTTCTTGAGCTTGTCGACCAGGGCCGCCACATCGGCCACCTTGACGCCAGCGCCGCGCTTGGCGGGCTCGGCGACCTTCAGGGTCTTGAGGCGCGGCGTCACGTCCACGCCCAGATCTTCGGGCTTGAAGGTATCGAGCTGCTTTTTCTTGGCCTTCATGATGTTGGGCAAGGTGACGTAGCGGGGCTCGTTCAGGCGCAGGTCGGTGGTGATGACGGCGGGCGTGGACAGGGCCACGGTTTCCAGGCCGCCGTCCACTTCACGGGTGACATTCACCTTGTCGCCGGCGACTTCGACCTTGGAGGCGAAGGTGGCCTGGGGCAGGTCGGCCAGGGCCGCCAGCATCTGGCCGGTCTGGTTGGCATCGTCGTCGATGGCCTGCTTGCCGCAGATGACCAGACCCGGTTGCTCCTTGTCCACCAAGGCCTTGAGCAGCTTGGCCACGGCCAGGGGCTGCAGCTCGACATCGGTCTCGACCAGGATGCCGCGATCGGCACCGATGGCCATGGCCGTGCGCAGGGTTTCCTGGCACTGGGCCACGCCGCAGGAGACGGCGATGACTTCGGTGACCACGCCTTTTTCCTTCAGGCGCACGGCTTCCTCGACGGCGATTTCGTCAAAGGGGTTCATGCTCATCTTGACGTTGGCGATGTCCACACCCGTGCCGTCCGATTTGACGCGGACCTTGACGTTGTAGTCCACCACGCGCTTGACAGGGACCAATACCTTCATTGCTGCGGCTCCTTAATGATTAATGCATTGACGTTTACGTAAACTGGATTCATTTTATGCGGCGCTGCAACACTCTCCGAACAATTTTCCAGACAATCTTTCTGGAGATCTTCAGCTCGGGCCATCTCAGGCACCGGACACAAAAAGAACGACCGTTCTATTTTATGCACGACTTCCAGGAAATCGGCTATCTCTCAGGAGTCAGCCTAGGGTAATACCTAGGCCTGCGATTGATGCGAGCGCCATGCCAGCATCCAATCCGGCGACACGCTAACACCTCTGACGATGGCTTACGTCGTTCAAATGGACGGGCACTCACCGCTGCCACTGCGGTGCGCGCTTTTGCGCAAATGCCTGAGCGCCTTCCTGCGCATCGATATCGAGCATATTCGTAGCCATGGTCTGACCTGCCAGCTGGTAAGCGGACTCCAGGCCCATTTCCCGCTGCCTGTAGACCAGTTCCTTGCCCATGCGGATCGCCATGCGAGGCTTGCTCACAATGGAATCGACCAAGGCATCCACGGCCTCGTCCAGTTGCTGGGCAGGTACCACTCGGTTGAGCAAGCCATAGTGCAGCGCCGTTGGTGCATCGATGAATTCACCGGTCAACAGCATCTCCATGGATTGCTTGATGGGCATGTTGCGCACCAAAGGAACACTTGGCGTGGAGCAGAACAGCCCATACTGGATGCCGCTGGTGGCAAAGCGGGCCTGGTCACTGGCCACGGCCAGATCGCACTGCGCCACCAGTTGGCAGCCAGCCGCCGTCGCAATCCCGTGAACTCTCGCAATGACAGGCACCGGCAGCTTCTGGATCGACAGCATCATGCGACTGCAACTAGCGAACAGTTGCTGGTAATAGGCCAGCTCGACATGGGTCGCCATGTCCTTGAGGTTATGCCCCGCGCAAAAAGCCTTGCCCTGAGCAGCCAACACCACCACCCGGGCCCGGGAGTCTTTGGCGACCGTATCCAGCGCCTGCTGCAGCTCCATCAACATGGCTTCGCCGAGCGCATTGAAGCGCTGCGGATCATTCAAGGTCAGGCGCACCACGCCGCGCTCGTCCTGCTGAAACTGGATCAAGGAATCTGTCACCACTGCCTCCTTGCGAATGGACTGGAAATAGGACTCAAGCGTCAGATATCGGCCAGCACACGCAGATGCGCTTCCACGCTACGTGCCAACGCCTCCATTACATAACCGCCCTCCAGGCAGGAGACGATGCGCCCGTTGGAAAAGCGCCGGGCAATATCCTTGATGCGCGTGGTAATCCAGGCAAAGTCGTTTTCCGTCATGCCCAACTGCCCCATGTCGTCGTCACGGTGGGCATCGAAGCCAGCACTGATGAAGATCAGTTCGGGCTTGAACTCCTCCAGCCGCGGGATCCACATCATCTCAACGATCTCGCGAATGTCCATGCCCTTGGTATAGGCCGGAATCGGCACATTCAGCATATTGGGCGCAGGATCCTTGTCACCGCTGAACGGATAGAACGGGTGCTGGAAGATGCCGCACATCAGCACGCGCTCATCACCGGCCAGTATGTCTTCCGTGCCATTGCCGTGATGCACGTCAAAGTCGATCACCGCCACACGCTTGAGATGGTGGCGCTCCAGCGCATACTTGACGCCGACCGCCACGTTGTTGAAAAAGCAAAAGCCCATGGCCTGGTTATGCGTGGCATGGTGGCCTGGCGGACGCACGGCGCAAAACGCGTTTTCCAGCTCACCCGCCAGCACCGCATCGGTGGCAGCCAACGTGGCACCCGCAGCGCGCAGTGCGGCCTTGAAGGTGTAGCGATTGATGGAGGTATCGGTATCGAGCTGACGATGCTCGGGTCCGCCCGCCGCCAGTTCCTGCTCCAGCCGGCCCGTCAGCCCCTGCAGCGCAGCGATATGCATGGGGTCATGCGCCAGCTCGATTTCGGCCAATGAGGCCACGGGCACCTCGCAGCGCTCCAGTGCATCGCCCACACCGGTGATCAGCAACCGGTCCTCTATCGCGTCAAGCCGCGCCGGGCACTCCGGGTGTCCCGGGCCCATCTCATGCAACCAGCAATCCCGGTGGGTGAAATAACCTGTCTTGCCCACAGCCATGTCTCCGCTATCGCTTATTTAGGATATGTTTCTGCCATGCATGCACAGAACACAATTAATGCGCTTTTGAGTCAGCTTAACACGGTGATGGAGGGGAAACCGGATCAGGTCAGGGATGGGGTGGCCTGTCTGCTAGCGGGCGGTCACCTGCTCATTGAAGACGTCCCGGGCGTGGGCAAGACCACGCTGGCACATGCTCTGGCGCACAGTTTTGGCTTGCAGTTTTCCCGCGTTCAGTTCACCGCCGACCTCATGCCCAGCGACCTCACGGGCGTGTCCATCTATGACCGCGGCCAGGAGGCTTTTGTGTTTCATCCTGGCCCGGTATTTGCCCAGGTGCTGCTGGCCGACGAAATCAACCGCGCCAGCCCCAAAACACAGAGCGCGCTGCTGGAAGCCATGGAAGAGCGCCAGGTCACGACCGAAGGCAAGACACACAGCCTGCCCTCGCCTTTCTTTGTGATTGCCACCCAGAACCCGCTGGAGCAACTGGGCACCTTCCCGCTGCCCGAGAGTCAGCTTGACCGTTTTCTCATGCGCATCAGTCTGGGCTACCCGTCACGCGATGCCGAGCGCAAGCTGCTCGTCGGCAATGGCCGCCGCGCCGCGGCCGATGCCCTGCTGCCCGTCATCTCCCAGCAGGAGCTGCAGCAGTTGCAGAGTGCCGCGCTGGCCGTGCATGTCAGTGACGCCCTGCTCAACTATGTGCAGGACCTGATTACCGCCACGCGCAACGGACAATGGTTTGCCCAGGGGCTGTCGCCGCGTGCGGGCATTGCGCTGCTGCGCGCTGCCAAGACCGTTGCCCTGATGGAAGGCCGCGACTATGTGGCCCCCGATGATGTGCAAACCATCCTGCCGCAGGTGATTGCCCATCGCCTTGTGCCCGTGGGCCATGCGGGCCGCGGCGCGGTGGAGCAGGTGCGGGCCATGATGCAGGCCGTGCCTCTGTCCTGATGCTGCTGATGAACATCAGCCATGAATTTCGTAGCATGAAGCGCTTTATCAGCAAGGGCCACAAGCCAGAATCCCTCAAATTACCCCAAGCACGCAACGCTTTTCACGCCTGGATGCTGGCACGCCTGCCGCGCAACGACCAGCTCACCTTGACCCAGGGCAATGTCTATATCCTGCCTTCTCGTGCAGGCTGGGCCATGCTGGCCACGCTGATCGTGCTGCTGATTGCGGCCATCAACTACCAGCTCAACCTCGGCTATCTGCTGACCTTTTTGCTGGCTGGCAGCGCTGCAGCCAGCATGGTCGTGGGTCACGGCAATCTGCGTGGCTTGCAGCTCAGCCTCACTCACAGCGGCACGCAGGGCGGCTGCTTTGCTCATGCTCCCTGCCCCGTGCAGCTGAAGCTGCACAACGCCCGCCCATCAAGGCGCTGGGGCATAGGCCTGGCACTGAGAGATGCCGTACGGACCAGGTCCGAAGGCCATTCCTGGACCTGGGTGGATGTGCCCGAGCAAGGGGATGCAGCCGTGCAACTGAGCTTTGTGCCAACCCAACGCGGCCAGCAGGAATTGCCCGCCATCACGGTTCTGACGCGCTACCCGCTGGGAGCCTTTCGTGTCTGGGCGCTGTGGCGGCCTGCCAGCAAGGTCTGGGTCTATCCAGCCCCTGAAACCCATGCGCCGCCCTTGCCCGCCGCCAGCCCCGAAGCCGGCGGCCGCAGCAGCGCCCAGGTGCGTAGCGGTGAAGATTTCGATGGCGTGCGCGCCTACCAGAATGGCGACCCGCTCAAGCTGGTGGTCTGGAAAAAGGCGGCCCAGTCGTTTGCCGCAGGCAGCCACCAACTGGTCAGCCGCGACCGGCCATTCGCCCACCATCACCGCCTCTGGCTCGATGTGCGCCATACGGGCCTCGCCGACCATGAGGCCCGGCTTTCGCGCCTTACGGCCTGGGTGCTGATGGCCCAGCAGCAGGGCCGTACCTGGGGCCTGCGCCTGCCCGGAGGCCAGGAGATCGCCCCCGGCAGCGGCGCGCAGCATGCCACGCGCTGCCTGGAGGCATTGGCCGCATCATGAGCAGTACCGCACCGATTTCTTCCGGAACGAGCTGGCAGCAGAAGCTGGGCTCGCTGCCGCGCGATGCGCGGGACACCTTGTTTCTGCTCGCCGTCATTGCCTGGATCATGCTGCCCCAGGCGCAGCACATGCCCTGGTGGAGCAGTGCCTTTGCGGCAGCCCTGCTGCTGTGGCGCGCAAGACTGGCTCTGACGGGCACGGCCTTGCCCGGCCGCTGGGTGCTGGCCGGGGCACTGGTCATTGCCATTGCCGCCACCTGGGCCGCGCACAAAACCATCGTGGGCCGCGACGCCGGTGTGACGCTGGTCGTCATGCTGCTGGCGCTCAAGACCTTGGAGCTGCGTGCACGACGCGACGCCATGGTGGTGTTCTTCCTCGGCTTTTTCGTGCTGCTGAGCAACTTTTTCTATTCCCAGTCCCTGCCCACGGCTGCCGCCATGGTGCTGGGATTGATGGGACTGCTCACGGCCCTGGTCAATGCCCATATGACCGCTGGCAAGCCACCTCTGATGCAGGCGCTGCGCACCGCAGCCAAGCTGGCACTCTGGGGGGCACCGGTCATGGTCGCGCTGTTTCTGTTCTTCCCGCGCATGGCGCCGCTGTGGGGTGTTCCCGCCGATGACCTGGCCGGCCGCAGCGGCTTGTCGGAAAACATGCGCGTGGGTGAAGTGGCCTCGCTGGCCATGGATGACAGCGTGGCACTGCGTATTCGCTTCGATACGCCCGGTGAGAAAGAGCCACCGGCCTCCACGCTGTACTTTCGCGGCCCTGTGCTCAGCCAGTTCGATGGCCGCAACTGGCAAGCCGATCCGGTCAGCGACGCCATGGCCCTGCCGCAGTTGCGCGTGAGCGGCGAGCCCATACGCTACCAGATGCTGATCGAACCCAGCAAGCGCCGCTGGCTGACTTTGTTGGATGCCGTCAAGGCCGAGCCGCAGATTCCGCCAGGCGCCTCGGTAGGTCGCTTGCGCATGACAGCCAGCCTGCAGTGGCTGAGCTGGCGCCCGATCACCGATGTGCTGCGTGTCGATGCACAAAGCTATACCGAGTTCAGCCACGGCCCGCTGCAACCAGCACCTGAACTCAAGCGCTATCTGCAACTTCCGGTGGGCAGCAACCCGCGCACCTTGGCGCTGGGGGAGCAACTGCGCTCCCAGCTAGGCGCAGATGCAAGTGCAACAGCGCTGATTACCGCAGCCCTGCAGCGCCTGAAAACCGGCGGCTACACCTACACGCTGGAGCCCGGCGTCGTGAACACCATCCATACCGCCGACGACTTCTGGTTCGACAGCAAGCAAGGTTTTTGCGAACACATCGCTTCGGCCTTTGCCGTGCTCATGCGCGGCATGGGCGTGCCTGCGCGCATCGTCACCGGCTATCAGGGTGGCGACCGCAACCGCGTGGACAACTACTGGACCGTGCGCAACAGCGACGCCCATGCCTGGACCGAGGTCTGGATTGCCGGCCAGGGCTGGACCCGCGTGGACCCCACCGCCGCCGTTTCGCCAGGGCGCGTCGGCCAGTTTCAGCGTCTGATTGCACCACGCGGAGCCATCGCCAGCGCCGTTGGAAATTTTGTCGATGTGAGCACGCTGGAAAAAATGCGGGCCATCTGGGAGGCCGTCAACAACCGCTGGAACCAGTGGGTCATCAACTACACGCAAAGCCGCCAGCTCAATCTGCTGCAGAGCCTGGGCTTTGAATCACCGAGCTGGACCGATTTGCTGCGCCTGCTGGCTGCCAGTTTGAGCACGCTGGCCCTGCTCTGGCTGATCTGGGCCCGCGCCACACGCCCACAGCGCGACGGCTGGAGCCAGCTCATGCACAGCGCCAGGCTGCGCCTGCAACGCGCGGGGCTGGAAGGCGGCGCCAGCATTTCGGCCCGTAGCCTGGCCAGCTCGGCACAGTCCCGCTGGGGCGCCGATGCCAGCTCTGCCTCTTTTGCTGCAGCCTTATCCGACTGGCTGCTGGACATGGAGCGGCTGCGCTATGCCGCGCCCAACGACAATATGCCATCCGAGCTGAATGCATTGCGCCAACGCTGGCGTCAGTTGCAGCGCCAGCGCTGGCCCCAACCTCTACCCCATCAAGCATGAGCATTCATTCCATGTTTCCCAAGCGCTTCACCGCCGCCGCCACAGCCGTCCTGAGTCTTTGCCTGCTGGCTGCCAGTGCCAGCGCAGCACCCCACAAAAAGACAAACCGCAAGAAAGCTGCTCCCGTAGCCGCAGCCAGTGCTGCCGCAGCGGTTGTGGCCTATGCCAGCCGCGACGACGCCATGCAACTGGCCAACGATATTGCCGTCCGCCGCGATCTGCCGGCCGACTGGGTGCGCGCGCAACTGAGCGAGGCACGCAATCTGCCCGTGGTCACACGCCTGATGACGCCGGCAGGCAAGACCTTCGTGAAGAACTGGACCGTGTATCGCAGCCGCTTTATCGACCCTGTGCGCATACGCGCCGGCGCCAGCTTCTGGCAGGCCAACCGCCAGGCGCTGGAACGTGCCGAGCAGCAGTTTGGCGTGCCGGCCGAAATCATCGTCGGCATCATCGGTGTGGAAACCATCTACGGCCGCAACATGGGCAATTTCCGCGTGATGGATGCACTGGCCACGCTGACGCTGGACTTTCCCCAGTCCCACCCACGCGCCCAGGCTCGCACCGACTACTTCCGGGGCGAGCTGGAGCAGGTATTGGTCACGGCCAACCGCACGGGCAGCGATCCGTTTGCACTGCGCGGCAGCTATGCCGGAGCCATGGGCCTGGGCCAGTTCATGCCCACCAGCTGGGACAAGTATGCGGTCGACTTTGACGGGGACGGCCGCATCGACCTGTTCAACAGCGCCAGCGATGCCATTGGTTCAGTAGCCAACTACTTCATCGGCCATGGCTGGAAGCCCGGCCTGCCCACCAACTTCGCCGTAGACATGCGCGCCCAGGGCGAGAACCTGGCAACCCTGCTGGCACCCGATATCAACCCCACATTCACTGCCGCGCAAATGGCCGAGCGCGGCGTGCGCGTGCTGGGTGCCGA
This window encodes:
- a CDS encoding acyl-CoA dehydrogenase, with the protein product MTYTAPIKDMLFDMEHLARIDQVAQIPGFEDAGLETAQAVLEECAKLCEGVVAPLNVPGDLHPSSFKDGVVTTTAGFVDAFKQYAEGGWQGLQHPTDFGGQGLPKTIGAACIEMLNSANLSFALCPLLTDGAIEALLTAGSDALKSTYLEKLVTGEWTGTMNLTEPQAGSDLALVRTKAEPQGDGSYKVFGTKIFITYGEHDMADNIVHLVLARVAGAPEGVKGISLFVVPKFLVNQDGSLGARNDVHCVSIEHKMGIKASPTAVLQYGDNGGAIGYLVGEENRGLEYMFIMMNAARYAVGVQGIAVAERAYQHAVAYAKERVQSRPVDGSVKASATIIHHPDVRRMLMTMRASNEGCRAMATTAAAAYDAAHHHPDAAVREANATFYEFMVPLVKGYSTEMSLEVTSLGVQVHGGMGFIEETGAAQYYRDAKILTIYEGTTAIQANDLVGRKTARDGGQTAKAIAAQIEKTEGELKASGSDIARSVAKHLGEARQAFVRVVDFIVEQAKADPNAVYAGSVPYLMLAGNLVAGWQLGRSVLVAQELLQKGQDAAFMQAKLATARFYAEHILTRVPGQADAVINGAASVMALPMDQF
- a CDS encoding ABC transporter substrate-binding protein yields the protein MMSKRWGSVPSTLRVAAAMVCGGVAFMAQAAGWTVGQVAPLSGADATQGRAYAQGMKLYFDQVNKAGGVQGQSVELVVVDDVGHPEETVSKTRKLLSDSKPVVLAGFFGNRNMTALIDSKLLESSPLSVVGYQSTDTRVLGSSQFFATRAGLAEQMNKISTHLATVGITRLALVFEDRPDAQALNDLVSKAVAPSGAKLVSAASIKNKSSVDKTVEQLRSAKTPAQAVLVVASSPTTAAFVEAYRMDGGNAQVYATAEADIEQLAKRLPVEYISGLSIAQVVPSPYKVSAKLNKEFRDAVTAAGKSVEVPVSFAMMEGYVNAKVIVEAMRRSQPVTPEKVTAALRTLDAYDLGGYWVGYRPGSQIGSKYVDLSIVNASGRVTQ
- a CDS encoding electron transfer flavoprotein subunit alpha/FixB family protein, with the translated sequence MTSLVIAEHDNASIKTATLNTVTAAKACGGDVHVLVAGEGAGAAAAAAAQIAGVAKVIHADGASLKDGLAENVAAQVLAIAGNYSHILFPSTASGKNVAPRVAAKLDVAQISDITKVDSADTFERPIYAGNAIATVQSADAVKVITVRTTGFDAAAASGGSAAVETVAAAADSGKSAFVGREVTKSDRPELTAAKIIVSGGRALGSAEKFQEVMTPLADKLGAAIGASRAAVDAGYAPNDLQVGQTGKIVAPQLYIAAGISGAIQHLAGMKDSKVIVAINKDPEAPIFSVADYGLEADLFTAVPELVKAL
- a CDS encoding electron transfer flavoprotein subunit beta/FixA family protein, with product MKVLVPVKRVVDYNVKVRVKSDGTGVDIANVKMSMNPFDEIAVEEAVRLKEKGVVTEVIAVSCGVAQCQETLRTAMAIGADRGILVETDVELQPLAVAKLLKALVDKEQPGLVICGKQAIDDDANQTGQMLAALADLPQATFASKVEVAGDKVNVTREVDGGLETVALSTPAVITTDLRLNEPRYVTLPNIMKAKKKQLDTFKPEDLGVDVTPRLKTLKVAEPAKRGAGVKVADVAALVDKLKNEAKVI
- a CDS encoding enoyl-CoA hydratase is translated as MTDSLIQFQQDERGVVRLTLNDPQRFNALGEAMLMELQQALDTVAKDSRARVVVLAAQGKAFCAGHNLKDMATHVELAYYQQLFASCSRMMLSIQKLPVPVIARVHGIATAAGCQLVAQCDLAVASDQARFATSGIQYGLFCSTPSVPLVRNMPIKQSMEMLLTGEFIDAPTALHYGLLNRVVPAQQLDEAVDALVDSIVSKPRMAIRMGKELVYRQREMGLESAYQLAGQTMATNMLDIDAQEGAQAFAQKRAPQWQR
- a CDS encoding histone deacetylase family protein → MAVGKTGYFTHRDCWLHEMGPGHPECPARLDAIEDRLLITGVGDALERCEVPVASLAEIELAHDPMHIAALQGLTGRLEQELAAGGPEHRQLDTDTSINRYTFKAALRAAGATLAATDAVLAGELENAFCAVRPPGHHATHNQAMGFCFFNNVAVGVKYALERHHLKRVAVIDFDVHHGNGTEDILAGDERVLMCGIFQHPFYPFSGDKDPAPNMLNVPIPAYTKGMDIREIVEMMWIPRLEEFKPELIFISAGFDAHRDDDMGQLGMTENDFAWITTRIKDIARRFSNGRIVSCLEGGYVMEALARSVEAHLRVLADI
- a CDS encoding AAA family ATPase yields the protein MHAQNTINALLSQLNTVMEGKPDQVRDGVACLLAGGHLLIEDVPGVGKTTLAHALAHSFGLQFSRVQFTADLMPSDLTGVSIYDRGQEAFVFHPGPVFAQVLLADEINRASPKTQSALLEAMEERQVTTEGKTHSLPSPFFVIATQNPLEQLGTFPLPESQLDRFLMRISLGYPSRDAERKLLVGNGRRAAADALLPVISQQELQQLQSAALAVHVSDALLNYVQDLITATRNGQWFAQGLSPRAGIALLRAAKTVALMEGRDYVAPDDVQTILPQVIAHRLVPVGHAGRGAVEQVRAMMQAVPLS
- a CDS encoding DUF58 domain-containing protein; amino-acid sequence: MKRFISKGHKPESLKLPQARNAFHAWMLARLPRNDQLTLTQGNVYILPSRAGWAMLATLIVLLIAAINYQLNLGYLLTFLLAGSAAASMVVGHGNLRGLQLSLTHSGTQGGCFAHAPCPVQLKLHNARPSRRWGIGLALRDAVRTRSEGHSWTWVDVPEQGDAAVQLSFVPTQRGQQELPAITVLTRYPLGAFRVWALWRPASKVWVYPAPETHAPPLPAASPEAGGRSSAQVRSGEDFDGVRAYQNGDPLKLVVWKKAAQSFAAGSHQLVSRDRPFAHHHRLWLDVRHTGLADHEARLSRLTAWVLMAQQQGRTWGLRLPGGQEIAPGSGAQHATRCLEALAAS